In Bacteroidales bacterium, the DNA window GCCTATCACCTTGGGCATTCTGGCATTGTTTCTCCAAAGTAGTTGGGAAGTATTTAACGGCAACGGCATTGGTTATATGGATTCGCTGGCTGGCTTGATCTTTTTTCTTCTGATAGGCAAATGGTACCAGGAAAAAACTTACCAGGCCTTGTCGTTTGAACGCAACTATAAATCTTATTTCCCGGTGGCTGTGACACGGATTGATGGTGTTGACGAAAGCATTACATTGATCAGTGAATTGCGCAAAGGCGACCGGATCCTGGTTCGAAACATGGAGCTGATACCTGCCGATGCCCGAATTGTAAAGGGAAAGGGAAACATTGACTATTCGTTTGTTACTGGTGAAGCACTGCCGGTTCCCAAAAATGAAGGAGATTTCATTTATGCCGGAGGCAGGCAGGTGGGCAGTTCAATTGAACTGAATATTGAAAAAGAAGTTGAGCAGAGTTATCTCACACAACTCTGGAACCAGAAAAGTTTCAGGGATGAAAAATCTTTACTGAAAACCCACGTGAATATGGTGAGCCATTATTTCACCATAGCGGTTCTCATGATTGCTTTCACGGCATTTTTTTATTGGTTGCAAAAGGATTTGTCTACCGCTGTGTATGTTTTTGCTTCCGTGCTCATCATTGCCTGCCCCTGCGCATTGGCGCTAACAGTTCCTTTCGCTTTTGGGACCACCATGCGGGTTTTTGGCCGTCGGGGTTTCTATCTTAAAAAAACCGATGTTGTTGAGCAGATTTACCGAACCAATTCGATTGTGTTTGATAAGACCGGAACCATCACCATTAACCGCGAAGTTGATGTGAAATTTCAGGGTGCGGATCTTTCCTCTGAAGATAAGAACCTATTGCATTCCCTTGTAAAGCACTCGTCTCATCCCCTCAGCATCACACTGAAAGAGTTCCTAAAGGATCATCAAGCCATCGAACCAGACAGCTACGAGGAAATTCCCGGGATGGGAATTACAGGCAAATTTGGAGAAGTAAGGATCAATATTGGTTCGAAACAATTCGTTACCGGAACCTCTGACGATATCAGCATTACCGAAAGCCGGGTTTATATTAGCATTAATAACCAGATGAGAGGGCATTTTTCGATCAGCAATGTTTACCGCGATGGGCTGAAGGAAGTTATTGCCAGGCTTGGTAAAAAATATCAACTTCACCTGATCTCGGGCGATAATGAAGCCGAGAAACAACGTTTGACATCTATTTTTGGATCCAGTGCAAGCATTCATTTTAATCAAAGTCCTACGGATAAAAAAGCTTATATCATGGAATTACAGAACCGGGGTGAAAAAGTGCTTATGATCGGCGACGGCTTGAACGATGCGGGCGCCCTGGCGGCAAGCGATACAGGCATTACCATTGCCGATGATGTGTTCAGTTTTTCCCCTGCCTGCGATGCCATCATGTCCTCATCCATGTTCGGGCAACTTGATCGCTTTATTGCATTCACACGCAGCAGTTTCGCAGTGGTCAGATCCAGTTTTGTGATTTCCCTCATCTACAATTTGGTTGGGCTTTCTTTTGCCGTTTCGGCCATGTTATCTCCATTGATTGCTGCCATCCTGATGCCCCTCAGTTCTATCACTGTGGTTGCATTTGCTACTTTATCGGTTAACTGGCTCGCAAAACGCAAACTTCCGGTTTCGTAAAAATGCAGCCTTATTTCCGGGCTTGAATGAAAAACCTTTCACTCCAGCTATTTAGAATTTACCTGAATCAAGGCAGGTCGGCGCCAGCATCCCGATAGGTTTTATCCGTCAGACCGCTTACTTCGACCAGGCTCAGCACAAGCGAAGCAGTCGGACGGGTAAGCAAAACGTATGCGAAGTGCTAAACGGCATTATAAAAACTCCGTAGCAATACAAGGAAGGTTTTGCAGGGTAAGCACTGAGAAAGCTACCAGACTAAATTACGAAGACAAACGCTTGCATTTCTCAGTGCGGGCCTTGCGCCAGCAGCAAGCAGAGTGCCGTGGTGAACACAATACTATGAAAAACAAATGTTATCCGCGGAACGGTTCGTGCTGCGCGGCCATAACCTGACGTAGTATTCAAGGAGTTTTTATAAAGCCTTGAACTTTTTGTAACTTTTTGGTTCAAGCCAAAAAGTTTGTTAGTGCATTTTCCACTCCGGCTATTTAGAACTTATCTGAATTAGCTGGCGCTTAACATAGTGTGAAATCTTTATATATTTTTGTCTCAGTTTCTAGCAAACAGGAGCAACAATACTGAAATGTCTGCCATCATTTTTCTAATCATCATTGGGATCATTGTAGCCGCCGGTTTTCTTGCAGCCTTTATATGGGCTGTGAAAAGCGGGCAGTACGATGATGATTATTCTCCATCGGTAAGAATGCTTTTTGAGAAGAAACCAAAGCAAGATATACAATCAGAAGAGGTTCAAACAGAAAAACAACAATAACAAATTCATACCTGTATGGAGCTACAAAAGTTTACCTACGATAACAAAATCTCGCGCCTGTTCCTGAATGCCACTGTTTTTTGGGGCATCATAGCAGTACTTGTGGGATTAACAATAGCTATTGAACTGGTGGTTCCCTTGCTAACCAATGGGGTTTCATTTCTTTCATTCGGACGGTTAAGGCCATTGCATACCAATGCAGCCATTTTTGCCTTTGTTGGAAATGCAATTTTCATGGGGATTTACTATTCTTTACCCCGCTTGCTCAAGACGCAGATTTACAGTCAGACGCTGGGGCTGATCAATTTCTGGGGCTGGCAGTTGATCATAGTGGCAGCGGCTGTTTCGTTACCGCTTGGTATCACAGTTGGAAAAGAATACGCCGAACTGGAGTGGCCGATTGATATAGCTATTGCTGTTATCTGGGTCGTGTTTGGCCTGAACCTGATCATGACCACTGTAAAGCGAAGGGTCAAACATATCTATGTTGCCATCTGGTTTTACATCGCCACCTTTGTTACGGTGGCTGTATTGCATATTGTGAACTCAATCAATATACCTGTTTCATTACTAAAGAGTTACCCGGTTTATGCAGGCATTCAGGATGCGCTGGTGCAATGGTGGTATGGCCACAATGCAGTTGCTTTTTTTCTGACCACACCTTTTTTAGGGCTGATGTATTATTTTGTACCCAAAGCTGCGAACCGCCCCGTTTATTCCTACAGGCTTTCCATTATCCATTTCTGGTCGCTGATTTTCCTTTACATCTGGGCTGGGCCACACCATTTGTTGTATTCTTCTTTGCCTGATTGGGCTCAGGCATTGGGTGTAGTATTTTCCGTGATGCTCATAGCGCCATCCTGGGGTGGAACAGTGAATGGCCTGCTTACCTTGCGTGGTGCATGGGATAAAGTGAGAAGAGACCCGGTTCTAAAAATGTTTGTTGTAGCTATTACAGCTTATGGTATGGCAACTTTTGAGGGGCCGTTGCTTTCGTTCAAAACCGTAAATGCACTCAGCCATTTCACTGACTGGACCATCGCGCACGTTCATATTGGCGCGTTAGGCTGGAACGGTATGCTCACTTTTGGAATGATTTACTGGCTGATGCCCAGGTTGTATAAAACCAAACTATGGAGCGTGAAGATGGCCAACGCTCATTTCTGGCTGGCAACCACCGGTATGCTTTTCTTTGCTGTTCCACTGTATTTTGCCGGCATCACCCAAAGCCTGATGTGGAAAGAGTTTACGGAAGAAGGGTTTTTGAAGTACCCCAATTTCATGGAAACAGTGGTGCAGATTCTGCCCATGTATATCCTTCGCATTTTTGGCGGAACCTTATACGTCACTGGTATTGTATTGCTGATAATAAATGTGATCAAGACGGCCGGGATTGGGAAGTTTGTCCGTTTTGAAGATGACCAGGCACCTGCTCTGAACCCTGAAACCCTCACCGATCGCGGTCACCGGGGACTTGAATCCAGACCGGTGCAATTTACGATTCTTGCATTGTTTGTAATTCTTGTTGGAGGGATCGTACAGTTTGTACCTATGTTTATGATCAAATCAAATGTTCCTACCATTGAAGCCGTGAAACCTTACACTCCGCTTGAGTTGCATGGCCGCGACATTTATGTGCGGGAAGGATGTTACAATTGTCACAGTCAGATGGTGCGGCCATTCAGATCGGAAGTTGAACGCTATGGCGATTACTCCAAAGCCGGGGAAGTTGTCTATGATCATCCTTTCCAGTTTGGTTCCAAACGAACCGGACCCGACCTGGCAAGGGCAGGAGTGCCGGGCAGTCTTGTGAATAAACCAAACTCATGGCATTTTACCCATTTTGACGATCCGCAAAAACTCATTCCCCAATCCATTATGCCGCCTTATCCCTGGCTCTATAAACGTGATCTGGATGTGAGCACAACGGCAAAAAAAATCAGGGTAATGCAGTCATTGGGCGTTCCATATCCTGAAGAATATGATAAAATCGCCAATGAAGATCTTATGCAGCAAGCCAAAGTCATTGCCGATGGACTGCGCACTGATGGGTTTGAAAATGTGGATGGGAAAAAAGAAATTATTGCCCTCATAGCCTACATTCAAAGGCTTGGTCTGGACATCCACAGAACAGGAATTAACACAGAATCAAATTAGCAGCAACATGAGACTGGCACGAAGCGTACTCGATGATATTGCAGGTCTGGAAATCTATGCCATCATTGGGATTCTTATATTCTTCACATTTTTTATTTTCCTTGTTATCTGGGTAATCCGGATGAAAAAACGTAAGGTGGAAGAATATAGCCGAATGCCGCTAGAGAGCGATGAAGATGATGATTTTTCAGGAACCGAAGATGAAACTGATATTGAGAAAACAAACAACAAGTAAGAT includes these proteins:
- a CDS encoding heavy metal translocating P-type ATPase metal-binding domain-containing protein; the encoded protein is MSQLVCEHCGADCGSSPVVWNAKQFCCYGCKTVYEILHEKDLGQYYDIQPAPGIRIENPQQLKKFAFLDNPEIAEKLIGFKDGNTSKTTFFIPTIHCASCIWLLEHLNTLHPGITFSDVNFPKKEVHITFNNDQLTIRQLAELLSAIHYVPEITLDRLETKKPGKTNRSLLIKIGVASFSFLNIMMYSFPEYLPGGDLLEQDFKDIFGWLSFFLILPVVFYSANDYYLSAWKGLKHKIISIDVPITLGILALFLQSSWEVFNGNGIGYMDSLAGLIFFLLIGKWYQEKTYQALSFERNYKSYFPVAVTRIDGVDESITLISELRKGDRILVRNMELIPADARIVKGKGNIDYSFVTGEALPVPKNEGDFIYAGGRQVGSSIELNIEKEVEQSYLTQLWNQKSFRDEKSLLKTHVNMVSHYFTIAVLMIAFTAFFYWLQKDLSTAVYVFASVLIIACPCALALTVPFAFGTTMRVFGRRGFYLKKTDVVEQIYRTNSIVFDKTGTITINREVDVKFQGADLSSEDKNLLHSLVKHSSHPLSITLKEFLKDHQAIEPDSYEEIPGMGITGKFGEVRINIGSKQFVTGTSDDISITESRVYISINNQMRGHFSISNVYRDGLKEVIARLGKKYQLHLISGDNEAEKQRLTSIFGSSASIHFNQSPTDKKAYIMELQNRGEKVLMIGDGLNDAGALAASDTGITIADDVFSFSPACDAIMSSSMFGQLDRFIAFTRSSFAVVRSSFVISLIYNLVGLSFAVSAMLSPLIAAILMPLSSITVVAFATLSVNWLAKRKLPVS
- the ccoS gene encoding cbb3-type cytochrome oxidase assembly protein CcoS; translated protein: MSAIIFLIIIGIIVAAGFLAAFIWAVKSGQYDDDYSPSVRMLFEKKPKQDIQSEEVQTEKQQ
- the ccoN gene encoding cytochrome-c oxidase, cbb3-type subunit I, producing MELQKFTYDNKISRLFLNATVFWGIIAVLVGLTIAIELVVPLLTNGVSFLSFGRLRPLHTNAAIFAFVGNAIFMGIYYSLPRLLKTQIYSQTLGLINFWGWQLIIVAAAVSLPLGITVGKEYAELEWPIDIAIAVIWVVFGLNLIMTTVKRRVKHIYVAIWFYIATFVTVAVLHIVNSINIPVSLLKSYPVYAGIQDALVQWWYGHNAVAFFLTTPFLGLMYYFVPKAANRPVYSYRLSIIHFWSLIFLYIWAGPHHLLYSSLPDWAQALGVVFSVMLIAPSWGGTVNGLLTLRGAWDKVRRDPVLKMFVVAITAYGMATFEGPLLSFKTVNALSHFTDWTIAHVHIGALGWNGMLTFGMIYWLMPRLYKTKLWSVKMANAHFWLATTGMLFFAVPLYFAGITQSLMWKEFTEEGFLKYPNFMETVVQILPMYILRIFGGTLYVTGIVLLIINVIKTAGIGKFVRFEDDQAPALNPETLTDRGHRGLESRPVQFTILALFVILVGGIVQFVPMFMIKSNVPTIEAVKPYTPLELHGRDIYVREGCYNCHSQMVRPFRSEVERYGDYSKAGEVVYDHPFQFGSKRTGPDLARAGVPGSLVNKPNSWHFTHFDDPQKLIPQSIMPPYPWLYKRDLDVSTTAKKIRVMQSLGVPYPEEYDKIANEDLMQQAKVIADGLRTDGFENVDGKKEIIALIAYIQRLGLDIHRTGINTESN
- a CDS encoding CcoQ/FixQ family Cbb3-type cytochrome c oxidase assembly chaperone → MRLARSVLDDIAGLEIYAIIGILIFFTFFIFLVIWVIRMKKRKVEEYSRMPLESDEDDDFSGTEDETDIEKTNNK